Genomic DNA from Misgurnus anguillicaudatus chromosome 18, ASM2758022v2, whole genome shotgun sequence:
AACATCCAAAGAAAACGTCTGCATCGAGGGGGCAAGcagaaattaaaacagtcattgAGCCGGACAGGATGCCAGCTGAAGTAAATATTGCCTTTACCGCTCACCAATTACATGCTTGATATATGAAAACCGGACTATCAATGCGTtccaacatttacatttttgcatttggcagatgctttttacATGCAGTACGTTGACCGTCTGGGAATGAAATCCATGACCTTGGCATTGCTAGCATCAAGCTCTTTGCTACAGGAACTTTACAGAATTAAAGGaactttacagaataaaaatgaGAATTTACTTGACTTCCTGCAATGTTATAAGTTGAGTTATATGGCTTCCTTACGTATGAATTTGGTTACAGTGGAGGGAttcatttaaacattaaaatgtcCCTTAAGGTGTAGATCTGTAGAACCAAATGCACCGTTATCTCATGAGTCAGGTTGAATGACAGGTTAACCAAACAAGGTTACCAGGTTCAGAGATCAAAGTGTATTTTAAGTAACATACAATAGTATAGTCAGAGAGTTTGCAAAGAAAAAATTCCTTGTGAGACCTGGGTCATCGCTATAATTCACTAGGCCCAGGACAGCATTTTTATGGGTGGGCCCCTTCAACCCATGCACAGTAATGCACCATTTGCCCTCTTCATGATGCCCCTGGGTTAAATgctaatgcaaataaaaatatatttttatagcaAAATTATCAATTTTAAGTATGATTATCACAGAACACtgaaattcattcattcagcTCTGTTTGGTTTAATGAACCGACCCATTAGAGCTGAAGTATGCAGTTGCTCTACAGTTCAGTAAATGTTAACTGTGACTCCTTCTTCACTTTCCACAGCGTTATATCGCCATCTGGTGTTGTAATGCATATGGTGTTTTGGAAACCATCCAAAAGAGATCAAAAACTGATTATCCTAAATCACCCTTTGTCAACTTATTGGCATACTGTCATCCAGGAAAATGTCTTACCCACGGCGACAAGAAAAGAAAGGCCGCTGAGAGATGAGCTGATATGTTCTTTTTAAGCAGTACAAAAACTAAAAGTAAGTTAAAATTAGATTTCTTGCATTTTATTCTcctaaataaatcattattatggAACTGTCTTTGTTATCCCCAGACATAATAAGGATTCAGTTACctttttatttgcttttcttGGACTTAATGGCTTCCTGTGAATTCATATAAAATGTTATGGTGCAGTCGATCTTtcatattttgtatatatatcaCAGGATTCTAAGTACCTTTTGGCCCACAAGTCTGATTTCAGGTTTTGTCATTATAAGCAAAATGAAAGCCATCAGACCAAACCTTAGTGATCTCAGCAATCTTTTGAACAGGATAACAGATGAAGTGAATACAAGATCAAATCAGAAGCGCAGATGGTAACTTGTATCAAACACATTATTCTTTTTACTGCTTATCCTGCTCAGATGTTATACAACACATGTGGAAGGCTGCCTGGCCATCTTAGTATATTCTTATAAGATTGTATTTTGAGTATCATGAGTAGATTAAATATTGTATCAAATGTCAGTTGATCTTTAACTCATGTTTCCAACTTACTGCAAGCCTGAACTGACAACTTAACTTAGCCTCCGTCAAAGATATAAACAATATATTGTGTCATCATCTGCAAATATAATAAGTGCCTGACATCTGTTAAAGGCTTAAAAACATCTGAAAAAGCAGATCCAATGGTCTGTATCCATGTTTACAAAGGTTCAGATTTCATGTCACGTGCATCCTGTTCATTTATTCAGACTGAATGGTTTGAGATTTTCTGACTGGCTGCCTCGTGACTGTTAATGTGTCAAAAATCAAATACATTAACGTGGACAGATTTGAAAAGTCCTTCATGTTCAATGCTTGGTCCAAACCAGTGTTTGAATTAACTGGTTTCAATATatttggattataaatggatactGAAGAATTATGTTAAGAGTTATGTTAAGTGACAGTGtagtaaacaaaacaacatgGATGTTTACAATAAAAATGTTGCACTGCTAAGTTTAAACTGAACATTGAAGATGAAATCTTCAAAATTAATCTCCAAAAGATTAAAAGTCGGTCAAAagctttttttatattttttgcatgaagaatttacttttgtTTCTCAGATTTTCATTCCAGTGATATTTGAGCAAAGtctatttatttttagatttcttTTCTTGGCCAGactatttttacacatcttgAAATATTATAGCCAGTACTGAATTCTAATAGTGACTCGAAATAgtaactattattattattattattttattattaaatagcTGAGCAACCGGAATGACTGGTGGAACTGGTTAGCAAATTTTTGTGGCTGTCTGAATATGAGGCCTAATTGTCTGCTATTATATTCAATTTTCCTTGTCAGTTCAGGAGctctttattatttatactgGAGTATTTGTCTTTCATGGTACATTCTTCACATGCTGAAGAAGTGGCattgattttttaaatgatcaaAGAAATAGTTTTAGAATAAAATGGGACACTGCTGGCAGCATTCTGCTTTctaattttgtgtttaaatctattaaaaaatgttattgCCTTGATAAGAGAAAACATTAGTTCTCGTCATGTCacatatttaataaaacttttgaaattcaatgtgtgtgtgtatatatatataccaatgtaattcattcaatttattaTACAAATAACCAACTGATTAGAGTCATTATAAGACTTGGACTTTGTAATAagtttgtaatatttattataaatcatATTAAATGATTGAAAAAGTGTAAGTGCTACTAAAATGCAAAAGTACATTATTGCTATGGAGGCGAATATGCTGCACACTGCAGAATGCAGTCTCCCCATTCATTAATAGCAGTGATGCATCTTGGGTAATATTATTTTGATATTAGGCATTTGCTTTGCTTATAGTGAACTGTTCACTGGTGTACAAGCTgtccaataaataaaaaaataagaagggTAGGACAGTATCGCAAGAACATACCATCTATGTAGGTCAGAGAACAATAACATATATGCAttatttggcacctttaatgttttactataaaaatTGTAGTTCCTAACAGAATAGAGAATGTGGTTTTATGGAGCAATATTTGACAAAATGATTGTGCATTGTTTGCAAATGTACTTCTATGCTGTTGATCACCTTCGTTTGTAAAATTTTAACTCAGGAAACTAAGTTACAAAATGACTGAGTTACAAAGTAAAACATATTACAATTTTAGACTATCCTGCATCAAAGAGAATGCCATCACTGAAAAATCATATTCTATTCTAATTCTTTCATCTGTCTAGTAAAGTACAGTCAATAATGAGGACATGTTTTAATTATCCTTCAAACCTTCTGATCTAAAGGcttatttttaaatgcttgacattaactttttatCGGATGGGCTGGACCAGACAGTAAAGAAGACCAGTCAACAATTACCCAGCATAATTGGGAACTGCAAGATTAGATATACTGCACAAACAGAAAATGCTGTGAAGGTGCAAAACTGAAACTGAAGAAAAGATGCTTTTTAAAGAAATCCAAAATATAAGCTCAATATGTTTGTCAACTTTTCTGCAGCAGGATAGATGCATGTCAGCGCAATGAAAACATACTCGACATTCTGCATCTGCCATGCCAGTGACCTGTATGTCTGTCAACCTGTGAGGTCATAACAACAACTGCGTCTCCGAACATAATTCAGGTGTTgttaaacatttaaagtttAAGATTAATCAATATCTTTTTTTCTATATCACTTTCAATCGAAAAGAGCTgccaaactttttttgtttcccAGTATTTGTGAATTACTctcttttattatttaaaagttcCCATGGCCTCATGGGATAGAAATGTCAAATCTGGCTATTTCTTGCATTCTGTTTTAATTGCATATTGAAGATTCAAGCATAatttatactgtatgcatacaCATTTCCACTTAAACTACAGTATATAGATAAATTTCGATGCAGTGTTGGTCTTGtatgactgaaataactacCTTGAGATGTTGCTAATATGGCTGGCAAACGTAGTGACTTTTCTTAAAGGGACTTTAGTTTACCCAGTTTTAACTAAAACAGGAAGGCTAATATAAATAGCCAAAAACTTCAGTTTAGCTGTAGCTGAAGGACAGAATGGTGTcgtaaaagtaaacaaaaaaatatttaaataaaaatgcacatgTTGTTAATGTTTTGAAAAACACTAGTCCACAGATAACCTTTAGGCTAAAAGCcaaaaacatttgatttcatggggactttatgGATGGACAAACATAGCAGTTCCACAAATCCCCATCAGATGTCGCTCAATCCACTAGTGCTTCACCAATCCATTATCCTACACGACCTACAGTCCCAGCATTTCAagtttgtatttatttgaaTGGTCCTTCCTCACATCTGAATCCCACAGAATTTTTGTCTTCCTGGTTTGCATGAACTCGCCGTTGGATATATAACGTGCCCTAGGATGCGTAGACAACTTTACAAAATGTTATGGTACGTGCTTGTGAAATTCTTAAAGTCCACAACGTTGGCATAAGTTGTTTTGTACGTGCTAAGACTGTTTGCTAGCAGGTGATTAGCCCAACTTGTTTGCAACTAGATATCTGATGTGTTTTATCACCTGGGTTGATACGTACGGGTCAGTTGAACTGCATGCTAATCTCTAGACTTGGCTTTTGCAATTTAGTCAAAGATTAATTATTGATTGTTTGCAAAAGTGTAGTTTACTTTATTAGCTCGCTAATGCTAACGGAGCCGAAACACTAACAGCAACGTCACGTCAATGGAGGCCTAACGTTATAGCTCCGTATGACAGATATCGGGACATTTGGATTAATAATATTagcagtgtttgtttgtttgattcgtTTTATACAAATACAAAGACTTCATTAAGTCTTTCTTTGAAGCAGCGTAACGTTTTGCACGGTAAGATTTAAATTTGAATATTACAAAGCTCCTTTGTGTCTAAGGAGTGTGCAtgtttgtccatttaatttacacGAGTATGAATTGTCTACATTTGTGAATAACGTGTAAAATACTGTAGTGGATATGTCTAAAATGTCACTGATTGTAGACAGATCACCGGTTTATTAAGACATTGTTCTACAACATGATCTGCTCATAAAACCGCATGCAACATCTGTTATGCCAGAATTGAAGTAACGTTATAAAATATCGATGCGTGTCAGTTGATTTAGCTTTATCAATGATCTGTGTATATTTTAAGCTACACCGGTCGTGGTATACTTGCATTcatcaaaaatgtaaacatagtGGTTTGGTTTAGGATCGGCATAAGAAacaagttttgtttgtttgccatTGTTTTTTAGATTCTCCTATTATGGCCACTGGAAGTCATGTTGGAAGTAATGCAGAAATCCACAGGCTCAAACAGGCCCAGCCTCATGATTTTCTCAAACATATGGTTTATTCTGGAGATGAGAAGAATATGAAGGAGGTAAGTGAGGTCGAAGTCCAGAATAAGAGGAAGCGTTTCTAAAAACacattgtttgttgtttatgttCAGTGCATGTTTTAGGAATATTTGTCTTTTGTCATTTGTTTAGGTGGATTATTTACTTAAGGACGAAACAGATCAAGAGAGGTATGTTTTTTGGTCTATCAATGTGAGTACAATATTTGGTGTTATTGCATTTTCTATAAACCTTTTTAGTGCAGACGTCACAGTTATGTCACGGCGTTAGCCGCAGGCAAAACAAAAGGAAACATGGAGGTTGCCAATACAAGCCAGCACAAAGTGGGCTACACAAGGAAAGCAAATGTCATCTTGTTGTGTTAGTACAGATTCcaattcaaaaaaaaattggcatacCTGCTCTGCTCCCACTGCCAGGCAAAAAAACGATGACAGCTATAAAATGAGCAAAGAAAATgctaataaacaaaacaaaaataatcaaaaatgcTTGCGTTTGCAACGTACACTTCATATCAGctaaagcgatactccagccaaatatcaaaattacctcATGATTTACTCGCCCTCAAGCAATTTGAAATGCATATGTCTTTCATCTTTCAGAGTAGTTTGGTGAAtatccttgcttttccaagcttataatgggagaaatagggatcagggaacaacaaaaaagtgcatccatctttCACAAGGGTAGTCCACACGGCTCCAATgagttaataaaggtcttcgaTGCGATGTTGTAAGAAAAGTATCCGTattttaaacttattaaactataactagcttccggtaacacattggagccatgtggattgcCTCTGTGAGGGATGAGTGCACTTTTTTTGCTGTTTAAAGTCAGTTGTTCcttgttttctaccattatttctaccattataaagatTGGAGGAGCAAGGACGTTTAAAACAACTACAAATGTGCTTTTCTGAAGGTTGATGGACGTACGTATTTCAGATTGGTAAGTGAATCaaggggtaattttgatatttggctggcttatccctttaaaggacaagtttggtattttacacttaaagccctgttttcagatttgTTTATGATGAGGTggagcggttttgactgaaatttggacatatgatgctggccggagaattttcggtttctgttgtatcagcccccacctctacaatggctgcataggtgcactgaaacaatccttcctaaaatgcattaaactttcgtttacaaagacgtaaaACTCACCGAGTCACTcggagtggtcaggggtgttcactgatatgctcacacaaaaatcgctgcaaaagatgctttccaacaggtgttttactattcgttgtaaacttgtggacctatttttccaaacgtctcacacccgtacattctaccgttgagagcttgaataatagagaCTCCAGCCCAGATAATctgcctttgccaattgcaagaatacaaacaacgtttcCGGCgaggagtaataccgtacctcacagcacatctaatacaagtcaatggagttggtcaaaaactacgataaaacctgtgggaaagcatcttttgcagcgatttttgtgtgagcatatcagtgaacacccctgaccactcggtgagttttacTTCTTtgcaaatgaaagtttaatgcattttaggaaggattgttccagtgcacctatgcaaccattgtagaggtgggaggtgatacaataaacacccaaaaattctcgggccagcatcatatgtcctaatttcagtcaaaaccgttctatttcatcatgaACCATCTGAAAATTGTACACAGTTATAGGCATTTAAGGATTCACACGCACTCATGTCTCTATGTGATGGGTGTTAATGTCAGGCAACTTAACTGGAGGTAATCCTGTCATATCGTCAATCCATTTAGTGAGTCTGTTTGGGTCAGCCAATCCGGTTCCATCCGTTAAAGTTAACTTATCAAATAGCATTCACGGTCCTGGACAGTGAGTGACATTACATAGTCGGATTTCGTCCAGGCCTTGTTTAAAAGATCTTGTGTAATGCTTGCTCATagatatttttgttatttgatcTTCAGCATTTGTAACCCTCCATCTTACAGATTTCCAGTGGGCCGTTGTGTGCACAAATACAGCAAAGTAAAACGAGTGGTGGTTAGCAAGAAGAAAACACGTCACTGCGGGGTGGGACCAGGAGCATGTCGGAGATCACCCACGGCAAGCAGGACGTCTGACATGGCAAACAAAGAGAATGAACTGACCTGCTCTAGTGACGTGCAGGCAATTCTTTACAGTGACAACTGTGGGTTCACTGTGAACTCAACAGAGACCTCAAAGATGGCAGGAGCTGGCTCCAAGTACAGTGACTGTTTCACTGAGGTGGGTTACTTGAAGTGACGCTCAACCAAAGGGACCAATTAATGGATGTACCTTCTGTCTCTAGCCTAAATTAAACCCAATGTTGCTTTATTATCCACACTAACTTAGTCTTGTTAAATGTCTTTAACAGTTATCAAAGGACCATGAAGCAATGACTCATGTGCTCTTTGGAAGGAATCTCAGGCTTAATGTTGCTTTGACGCTTTGGCGAAAAAACGCAAGTGAACTAGTGGCATACTTGAACAGGTTAGAAGAATGAAAATTAATACACCTGCATTTAgaatttatgtatgtatatgacTCTATGCCTTGTTCGGCAACCAAACCATTTTgggcaaaaatatc
This window encodes:
- the katnbl1 gene encoding KATNB1-like protein 1, whose product is MATGSHVGSNAEIHRLKQAQPHDFLKHMVYSGDEKNMKEVDYLLKDETDQERFPVGRCVHKYSKVKRVVVSKKKTRHCGVGPGACRRSPTASRTSDMANKENELTCSSDVQAILYSDNCGFTVNSTETSKMAGAGSKYSDCFTELSKDHEAMTHVLFGRNLRLNVALTLWRKNASELVAYLNRIQDTGVLVDCLPILTKSLQEEKPCISIGCCVDLLPLVKMILNSKYEEHLIVALHWVQSVIKKWWPELSANNKNMHDGRLSDRNVQAVKTLLFELWEGKSQLSSVPGTVGETAKIIESFLTQMR